Genomic segment of Colletotrichum destructivum chromosome 5, complete sequence:
TTTGGCCGAGCCCAAGATATTTCCCAACTCATGGCTGCGTCGTTGACTCCCTGCGAACGGGTCGATGCCGGGGAAGAATTCGCGGAAGAGCAGCAGAGCGATGCCTGTCGACCCACCAAAGTTCTTTTGCAGATCGATTACAATACGGGAGActctcttttccttggcTCCCTCAATGAATTGCGCGAGAGCCAGGCCGAAGGTGCCCATTTCCAATCCATACTGGCTGAAGTGGGGGATGCTGAGTACTCCCGTCGATATGTCTCCATAAAAGTACCCTGTGAGAACGCTTTCATCGTCCAGGTTATCCTGCTGGATATCCGGGGTTCGTGGAAAGGCACCATAGCTCCTATTGTACCAGGCCCCGGGCTCTTCGGTAGTTCCGCCTCCAGTAGGTGTGTCTCCAGTAGCTGGCGGGGTTTCTGTGCCAAGCGGACCTCTGAAGACTATTGGAAGCGGGACTTCGTCATACGAATCAGGGAGCAAACCAAGGACGAAGAAGTTGTAGAAGTCTCCAGGAGTTTCCAGAGGGCCAGTGTACTCGGCGGTGTTGTAGATGGCGAGCCAATTCGTCTCCCAGTCAGGTGTGCTAGAATCCTCGAAGGAGAAGGTGAGGATGTCACCTGGATAGAATGTGCTCGAGCCGGAGAAGATGCTGAAAATTCTTTGAACGTTTTGAACAGGGTGGCCCATTAGCTCGTTCCAGTCGGCATGGGGCTCCAGCATGCCAACCGACTGGAGGGCCGCAAACCGGGTGAGAAACTCCACGACTGGCTCGCCGTTGATGTGCGATACGGCGGAAATCGTGCTTTCGACGCCGTTCGATATGTTGTCCCGGCGGCCGATGATGTCATCTGTATGTGTCGTCCAAGTCAGCAAACTCTATAGGTCTGTTTGTAGTATCAAGTGGTCAAGCGGGGTCCCATATACCTGCAAAGTAGACTTTGGGCGCTTCCTTTCCATCAATTGATGCTGAAACAAGGGGTATGGGGCTAGCGTAGGAAAAGACTGATAGGATGCCTGCATAGAGGCTGACATGGGCATCATGAACCGAGTAAACCAAGTATTGCAGCATGGCCTCGAAGTCGTACTGGTTCTTGAAGACTCCCGCTGTGACATTGTGCTTCAGTTCTTCTAGGACCCCCATGAAGTCAAAAGCGGGCTGCTGGTAACCTGCCGGCGGATTCTTGAGGTACGCCAGATTGCTCTGAAATTGCATCGTGGTGTTGTAGTACTCGATGAAGCGAAGTGCCGGAGCTTGGTGGAACGGGACGCTCATCAAGCATTCGTATGCATCAGCCGCATAGAATACGTTAGTCCCTATCCTTGTCAGGCTCCCATCGTAAGGTTGGATGAAAGGTTTGGTCTCACCATTGTTGACTTCGTCAACGATTTGCCCACACATTGGCCTGGTTTTGATGGGCACCTCTTGACGACGCGGAAGCTCCTTTGGCGAACGAGTGGATGGTCGTGCAAGAGCCAGGCCACAACACAGGCTCAACAAAACGGTGTAATGTCCAAGTAACATGGCGGATGCAGGGCACTTGATGTGATTAAACGAATGAATGAAGTGAAaaaaacacacacaaagGATTGACAGAGTTGGAGCGTAATGTGAGGAAAGGTGATCGACAAACCCTCCTTCCAGCTTGCGGTAGTTTATATATCCTACATTTTGCATTCTGATCAGGAGGCAAGACTGAGTGTGGCTttgcagatgcagatgctTTTTTTATCCAACACTAGCAACTTCAGCCCTTCTGTTTCATGGCCGACGACCCTGGCGGCAGGTTGGGCCTCCGAATTCTCGACCCTACAGCCTGCTTCTCACTGTAGCTTCCAGCTACGCTCACAGCCTGACGACAGATGAATGAATGTCTACAAGACCTGTGCGGCTTTGGTTTTCGCGGCGCTTTATTTGGGCATCTGGTGGCCTTGTGCAACAATTTGTTCAATTTCAAATATGGAAAAAAGGGGTAAAGATTGGAAATCCAGATTGTCAAAAAAGTGCACATCTGGTCTTGGCGGTTCATACGGAGTAGGATTGACCCGTACAGCCTGACTGCATGACAAGGACTATTTATATCAGATGGCGACCTGAATAATCCAAGTACACTGCAGGAACTCGGCATTTTGATCCATCTGAGTGTTCTTGGGGGGGTCGCATAGTTGACAGCTTGATTTCCCGTGCGTGGTTGAACTTGCTGGCCCTCACAGCCAACGCTCACATGAGGAGAGGAAGTAGTTGACTGGACAGGGGGCTTACTGATTGCTCTCTGATGATAATAAATATGAACTTTCGGCGGATTCAGAAAGTAGCCCCTATCCCATGCATAAGGATGCCACCACACTCACAGAAGGGGGGCGTTGAGGCTGACGGCCACCCAGGTATTGTAAGTAGGTAGCTTATCCAAGGTACATTGCGCCACCAGCGCTTCAACCGTTGCAAGTGTTCTTGTGTTGGTGTAGTACAGAGTCATAATTCGCTGACGTTCTTGGAACGGGATGTGCACTCTGTATGGTCAGGACTTTGATTGCAAGGAGTCTTCAGGCACATGAGACTGATGGCTTTTCCACCCATCTTCAAAACCCTCGAGGTCAAAAATGGCCCCTTCGTCCAGCACACCGTTGAACAACAAATTTTGGTATTGAGCTCTCCCCAGTCCACTCAGCTGAGACACCGGGCTCGACAACGGGTTTGCGACATGAACAGCATTGAGAACAGAGAGATTTTCTCGCATATGAGGCTCTTTGAGGAGTACGAAGAAATGCATTCTGCACTAAGCGAATCTTACGAAATGAGCGCAGATACTTGGCGGCCATTGGGGGACTCGATCATCAGCAGCACCGTCTTCCAGTCCTGGCAGCGCCAACGAAAGGACGAACATTGGACGCTACGTTGTGTTGGAGGACCGGGCTCAGGCAAGGTGAGAAGAAgctgcctctttctttccGTGTTCAGCTTTCAGAGTGAGTTTGCATGAGAAGGTTGTGGTCTTCCAGATCACACCCGGCTTTTCGCATATCCCATTAGAAGTGGCTTGATCCCGCCCCCTTGGAATATTCGATTCAGACTGACGAGACGTTTGTTTCTGAGTCCAATTAGACTACCTTATCTGCGCAAGTAATAGAAATGCTTGAGAATAAGTACAAAGACGACAAGGAAGCCGTCGCCTCCATTTTCCTGCAAGCAGATGTGGTCTGTGGCGGCAGTACCTTCGTGGAGGACATCCTCCACAGCGTGTTCCGACAGCTGTGCGTCAAGTACTCCGAAGCTGATGCAAAAGAGGACTGTGTCTCAAAGTATCGACTTTATCTTGACGCTagaagagatggagataGCGACGGCGAAAGACGTGTTCGGCTGGTGCGAGATGCACTTCTCTCGCGTCTTGGCAAGCTTGTTCGCGCTTTTCTGATTATCGACGATCTCGACAGATGTAGCGCCTCAGACGAATTATTGCTCGAGAATGAGCTCTCTATGATGGGAATACAGGGGCTCAAGGTGTTTATCACATCGCGCATCCCGTGTCTCAAGAGGGCTTCCCAGAGTGTGGAGTGTGACTCGTGTCCCGACAAAGGGGTGGAGATCGACGTGTATTGGGAATGTGAGAGTTGCAAAAGGAGAGGACTGAGACCTGAAGAAGTCCATGTACTCTGCCAAGTCTGCAGAGACGGACAGAGGGCTTGTCGCAACTGGTGAGTCGACGTGCAAACTGCCCCTCGGTTGTCTTTGCATCCAGAGAGCCCTTCTCCGCGACTCCGCCCTTGCATCATGTCTGCATTTCTTTCGTTACGATTCTTCGTGGAAGTAACGCTGACGCTCTACATGAAGCCGTGACTCGGAAAACTTCATTGCAACTTTCGACTACATCGAGCTGAACATCGACAGCAATTGCCGTCTCCCTCATTTCATCGACTGGGACCTCGAAAGAGAGCACGGGAACCTCGgcaacaacgacaagaaTCTGCCTCCCCATTCCGCCCTGGGCAGATGGCTTACAGAAGCTCGAAACCATGAAGAACTCGAGAATCTACGGGAGAAGATTCGAAACCAGGCCGACATGAACGTCAGCCTTGTTCGGCTCCGTCTCGACAATATTCACCGAGCCGAGTCTGTGAATGCTGTACGCGCGTCTGTGACCGATGTACTGCCGGCCAATATTGTAAAGTTTTTTGATGCCAGCATGCAGTGTTTTCAGACCATACCATCACCTCAACGGGAACTAGGTTTGCAGGTTATCGCGGCAGTGACAACCTTCGATTACGGCCATAGTTTCTTGGACTATGAGGTTGTGAGTGGCATTCTCGAGCACGCGGCGAGAACAAACGGAAGAGACGCGTTGTATAGAACGCAGCCAACACCTTTTGCTGCGATGGAAGCAGAGGACCACGTGTCACGCCGAAAGATCAAAGAAATGCTCCACGCGGCGCGCGGTTTTGTGGTGGTTGAGGATCGAGAGGGTTATCCGATGAGCGCCTACTGTGACACGTTCCATACGTACGCGAAGGAAAGCTACAATGAAGATTTGACGAGGGCTCGCGCGAACCTCAACGTTGGATGCGTTACGTTCGATTCTGACGGGTTAGGAAGCCTGAAAAAGTTCGAGGGACAGTAGGACTTCGAAGCGCTTCGTCCGCTAGAAGGGAAAGTATCGAGCGGGTTTGGGAAGACACTTCTCGCCGCGGAAGCGTTAGCATTTCCTCAGTCAGAAACCCGGCTTTGGGGTACACGTTTCTCAAGATCTTCGTTACTATGACTGCTGACACGTTGGTTCTGGGAGCAAAGGATGCCAGAGCTTCCAAGAAAGATTAGTTGAACGAAGTGTTCTAATTGTGTAACAAACTTGCTGTGTTTTATACTTTCCTGCCAACGGAAATGCAAGAATGAGATCGTTCTGCTATCCTCTATGCTCGGCAGCCTGGCTAAGTCGGACGAGTGTGACCTTGTACGGGATGTACAGATAGAACTTACGCAGTTGGTACGTCTCGATGAAGACTCGTCCACTGTCGCGAAGACGGACAGTAGTGTGCGAATGATGGAATCTCCCTCAACACTATGTGTTTAAGTAAGCGTGTCCGGATTAGATCCTCACATGGGCACAAATAGCCGCTGGTGGCTTACCCGGCTGCGAGCGGCGGCCGCTGATTGCGGTGAAACATGCAACTCTCACCTGTGGTGACAATCAACCCAATCAGGGTTCTATTCTAATTGCATCTACACTGCTGGTGTTTGTGTTGCAGCTATAGATCACCCCCCTCGAGTGCATTGCGCCCTGCTGACACCGCAGCCAACTGTCCGACAGACTTTGCTCCCTCTTCCAACACTTCTTCTCCGTTACCTACCAGATTTTGCGACAAGACCTACAGTGAGAAAGTATTATGATTTGCGACGATTGCCAACTGAACATCTTGAGGTCGGAAAAGACATGGGATTACCACCATGTCACCGCTGCCAGGCTGGTTGCTGCCAAAGGATCAGGTTGTGTCTTCTGTCAGAAGCTGGCTGCATCTGCCGGTGTCGTCCATAGCAAGGATGATACCGAGCCCTTATATCGGTGGACCATACGCGAGACTGCTCAAACTAGGGAGACCAAGAGCTACACCTCAATCACTTTTCGCCCAGTACTCAACACTGGGCACAAAACGGACAAGAGTGAAAAACTCCCAGAAGTCCGGTTCGATCTGTTCCCTGAAGAAGGTGGGCTCCGCTCCTCTTGCTCCTCGAGCTACGACCCTGGCTGATGTGCGTCCTAGACCTGGGTTTCATTCCCGATGAGAAATCCTTCGGTTTGGGAACAGATTCCGAAGCATCCCAAAAACAGATGAAGAGATGGATCGATAACTGTGTCAAATCGCACCCCAAATGCCAGCCCAGCCATACCGGCAACGCCTTCATGCCAACACGCGTCCTGGACATCGGCGCCGCAAACGACCCCTGGCCGCCTCTACAGATTCGGGTTGTCAAGAAAAACACTATAAGAGATAAAACTAGAAATTACATGACTTTGAGTCACTGCTGGGGCAAGGAACCATTTGTGAATCTCACGGCCGAACGGTCCAAAAAGTTCACCAACGATGGGATCCCATGGGGCAACTCTTCTTCTGGAAACGGTATCTCCAGCAATCAAAACTTTGTCGAGGCCATCGAAATCACTCGGAAGCTTGGGATACGATACCTTTGGATTGACTCTCTCTGTATCATCCAGAAAGACGAGAAGGACTGGGCGGTCGAGGCGAAGCGTATGCACAAGGTCTATCGAAATTCCTACTGCAATCTCGCGGCTGTTGACTCGGAGAATTGTCTCGGTGGATTGTTCCGAGGTCGTAAACACGGTGTGTTACCTGCCACATACGACCCTAGAGGCTCCTCCCATAGACTCAGTGGGCGCAAGTGGCGAATCCTCACGTCCGACCTTTGGGACAAAGATCTCCTTGGTAGCCACCTCTACACTCGCGGCTGGGTCTTTCAGGGTAAGTTCAACGGTCTCTCTCACGTCGCCGTTCTAACAAATGACAGAACGAATGCTATCcccccgtcttctccaaTTCGGCCATAGTCAGATGTTCTGGGACTGTGCCACCATCTCTGCTTGCGAAGCACTCCCTGGAGgtttccctctctcccttgacgccaaggccgcctCGGACCGGCACTGGCGCCAACGTTTGCAAGAAGCCGATATCACCCAGCGCTCGCCAGTCAAGGGCTCTCTGGGTTCTCTCGAGACGCTGTGGGAGAGCTCCGTCAGCGCCTACACGGCTTGTGACCTCACAAGACACTCCGACAAGGATGACGCCATGTGGGGCATTGCGAAGCTCATGCGCGACATGCTGGGGCAGGAGTACGCACACGGGCTGTGGTCGATCTGCCTTGAGGAGCAGCTCGCATGGCGCGTAGCCGGTCGACCAAAAGTGGTAGGTCTTGAGAAGGCGCAGGGAAACACAGCCGGAGAGAAGGGGGACTCGAGCAATGGGATATCTTTCCCGTATTGGTCGTGGACTCACTTAAATGTGCCCATCCAAGTTGTACCAAGATTTCGAGATAGAGGCCGGTTTTACTGGGCGACCAACCATGATGGAGGTAAGGTCGGCTTCCGGTTTAAAAACCCATTTAGTGGTTGGATGAAGCGTGAAAACTTTCCTGGAGGAGAGGCAGAGTTCGACAGAATGACAGGGAAGTCTATCAACGCAAAGGAAGAGCATGGGAAAGCTCAGGCGAAGATTATCTCTGGGAAGCAGACCGATCCGACGGGAAACGCTTGGAAACCAGACGAACGCTCCGAGCTGGCTTATGAAGAGATTGCCATCCGAGGACATGTATGCAAAGGTACGCTTGAATTCATGCCTGGTGAGGAGCGGTGGGAGGTTGTCATCGAAGGAGTTCAGGGCAATGCGGTACTCGAGGCATTCCCCGACGCCCAACCCCTCAAGCACGCAGCTCCTTGCGAATTCCTGGTGCTCGTGGCATCAAGGGCTTTGCTGGATGAAGCAGGACGCGAGATTGTCAACACTGACAGTCCCAACATTGACATAATCAAGGATGTGCAGTACTCTGGGCGGGGGATTCTGGTGAAGCGTGTTGCTGATGCCCGGCTCGAAAGGGTTGGTATGGTGGAATTCAGGCAGCTATCCTGGAGTGACTGGGGCTCTTTCCGGTTGGCTTGCGGTGAAAGTGAGGAGGCAATCGCGAAGGGAGAGTTTTGTGCCGAGAGCGGGGAAAGGGTATGGCTCAAATAAATGGGTATGTTGGAAGCGTCTGAGAACAAGATATTCGCCAGAAATCGAGAAGCTTCAGGCCCTACGTTTTACGCCTCTGGATGTCTGTCGTCCATGAAAGCAATGGCAATCCTGCATACTATGCTATCAATTCTTTGTTTCTCATTGTTTGGTTGATTGTGCGAATCTAAACGAGCAATCTCTATTCTGCAAAAAAAAGTTACTCTCGCTAATAGGCGTCCACTTGCACCGCTGGTTCCCGATCCAACCAACACCATACCATGCATGCATGTACTACGCCGCAGGCGCACGTAAGCCACGTCAGGGGTGGAGGTTGGTAACAAGCCGGTCGAGGGATTGAAAACACCCCCCGTCTCTTCACATCTATTTTTCTTCCGTCGGGTGTACAGTCACACATCAAAATGAGTGGCGTCTCCGAGTTGTCGTCCCCGTCGTCAACGCCCGGCGAATCATCCGGCGGTTACCCCACTTGCAATGCCGAGCCGACGCCCCGTCCACCCGACGAAAGACGGCCGCCGGACCCGACTCCTCCCGGCACTGCCGGCGGTCGGCGACGACCGATCCCCGGCAAGGGGCACACCAAGTCCTGACACGGGTGTCTTGGGTGCAAGCGACGCAAGGTGAAGTGCTCAGAGGCGAGACCCGAATGCAGTGGGTGTCGGCGGATGAGGATCGTTTGCGAgtggccgtcggcgaagggGGCTGGTAGTGAAGATCAGGGGGGCGAATTAGGTTTGCAAGGGCGGGTGTCCGGTGGTCGAGCCCCATCACGGGGGGCCGAGTCGGCGTCGTGGGAGGTCAGTGAGGTAGGCGACGGTGAGATGGAGCGCATGAGACAGACAACGAGCCTCAGGGCCGCACTGAGAGGTACCGGCGTGGGCGGGCCCGTTTTCGGGGCCGAGGACCTGCGGTTCTTCCAACACTTCCTGCTGGACGCGACGCCCGGGTTACCTatcggcggcgaaggagtCTGGAGAGACGTCGCGAGGATGGCGCACGAGGTGAGTTTCGTTTGGCGTCGCCTTCCCCtctgccctccccccccccccccccccccagaaAGCAAAAGCCAACGACGGCATCTGCAGTAcgacttcctcctccacgcGCTCCTAGGTCTGGGCGCCTCGAGCCTTGCGCT
This window contains:
- a CDS encoding Putative Tail specific protease, ClpP/crotonase-like domain superfamily, encoding MLLGHYTVLLSLCCGLALARPSTRSPKELPRRQEVPIKTRPMCGQIVDEVNNGETKPFIQPYDGSLTRIGTNVFYAADAYECLMSVPFHQAPALRFIEYYNTTMQFQSNLAYLKNPPAGYQQPAFDFMGVLEELKHNVTAGVFKNQYDFEAMLQYLVYSVHDAHVSLYAGILSVFSYASPIPLVSASIDGKEAPKVYFADDIIGRRDNISNGVESTISAVSHINGEPVVEFLTRFAALQSVGMLEPHADWNELMGHPVQNVQRIFSIFSGSSTFYPGDILTFSFEDSSTPDWETNWLAIYNTAEYTGPLETPGDFYNFFVLGLLPDSYDEVPLPIVFRGPLGTETPPATGDTPTGGGTTEEPGAWYNRSYGAFPRTPDIQQDNLDDESVLTGYFYGDISTGVLSIPHFSQYGLEMGTFGLALAQFIEGAKEKRVSRIVIDLQKNFGGSTGIALLLFREFFPGIDPFAGSQRRSHELGNILGSAKTQYWQGLTAGKGEHLGLLADEWVIAARLNAETGRNFTSWEGEYEGPRRQNDDDFSLVVSHMNTASPRQDPQLTSSRYKERYDLKNPQFHEATFDGWRLTRYLDDSGEQTRTMWKPDDVVILTDGTCSSACALFLELAKTQAGARTVVVGGAPKPGPMQAASGSRGARLYTGDTLDKDFSWIREENEAIRRLLPHDRNETGIFVDYAAFNLRDQLREDDTSTPLQFRYVPADCRLYFTVDNVYNMTALWHDVAHAAFENPSLCVEGSTGYGSRDGRANAPPESSAVPAPVPRPAVEFTVDYDPSTDNGLPAGIATPRPSRHSGAKEAKPGLWGPCQFNGNTCAGTLVCQWVRYFCNAGGGRQEWTDLACVQRCQRLEGGDCVVDKSYDVKESAARASLVKRANVPQLTPGKVVRTKKTNLSLAPHPPQNPAHGSQRGPVFEYRRPPSNHPSLCNRLKNNGGAPFLVDRTPVDLPPSVGV
- a CDS encoding Putative AAA+ ATPase domain, P-loop containing nucleoside triphosphate hydrolase; translation: MNSIENREIFSHMRLFEEYEEMHSALSESYEMSADTWRPLGDSIISSTVFQSWQRQRKDEHWTLRCVGGPGSGKTTLSAQVIEMLENKYKDDKEAVASIFLQADVVCGGSTFVEDILHSVFRQLCVKYSEADAKEDCVSKYRLYLDARRDGDSDGERRVRLVRDALLSRLGKLVRAFLIIDDLDRCSASDELLLENELSMMGIQGLKVFITSRIPCLKRASQSVECDSCPDKGVEIDVYWECESCKRRGLRPEEVHVLCQVCRDGQRACRNCRDSENFIATFDYIELNIDSNCRLPHFIDWDLEREHGNLGNNDKNLPPHSALGRWLTEARNHEELENLREKIRNQADMNVSLVRLRLDNIHRAESVNAVRASVTDVLPANIVKFFDASMQCFQTIPSPQRELGLQVIAAVTTFDYGHSFLDYEVVSGILEHAARTNGRDALYRTQPTPFAAMEAEDHVSRRKIKEMLHAARGFVVVEDREGYPMSAYCDTFHTYAKESYNEDLTRARANLNVGCVTFDSDGLGSLKKFEGQ
- a CDS encoding Putative heterokaryon incompatibility produces the protein MICDDCQLNILRSEKTWDYHHVTAARLVAAKGSGCVFCQKLAASAGVVHSKDDTEPLYRWTIRETAQTRETKSYTSITFRPVLNTGHKTDKSEKLPEVRFDLFPEEDLGFIPDEKSFGLGTDSEASQKQMKRWIDNCVKSHPKCQPSHTGNAFMPTRVLDIGAANDPWPPLQIRVVKKNTIRDKTRNYMTLSHCWGKEPFVNLTAERSKKFTNDGIPWGNSSSGNGISSNQNFVEAIEITRKLGIRYLWIDSLCIIQKDEKDWAVEAKRMHKVYRNSYCNLAAVDSENCLGGLFRGRKHGVLPATYDPRGSSHRLSGRKWRILTSDLWDKDLLGSHLYTRGWVFQERMLSPRLLQFGHSQMFWDCATISACEALPGGFPLSLDAKAASDRHWRQRLQEADITQRSPVKGSLGSLETLWESSVSAYTACDLTRHSDKDDAMWGIAKLMRDMLGQEYAHGLWSICLEEQLAWRVAGRPKVVGLEKAQGNTAGEKGDSSNGISFPYWSWTHLNVPIQVVPRFRDRGRFYWATNHDGGKVGFRFKNPFSGWMKRENFPGGEAEFDRMTGKSINAKEEHGKAQAKIISGKQTDPTGNAWKPDERSELAYEEIAIRGHVCKGTLEFMPGEERWEVVIEGVQGNAVLEAFPDAQPLKHAAPCEFLVLVASRALLDEAGREIVNTDSPNIDIIKDVQYSGRGILVKRVADARLERVGMVEFRQLSWSDWGSFRLACGESEEAIAKGEFCAESGERVWLK